Within Montipora foliosa isolate CH-2021 chromosome 3, ASM3666993v2, whole genome shotgun sequence, the genomic segment agcccagaaagattgaagaaaataaatgggaagtgaaaaacattgtcttctgggatgacattctgaccgttgtctttgcgtaatatgtaggtctaacagtacacgatattgttttggtattgtctatcattgtagcgccatggtataagtcttagataaatagccccttgagaagacatgtggttactagcaaagtactgaacctagagagactgaagaaaataaaagggaatcgagaaacattggcttctgggctgacatgttgatcatgcaacttctttccaccacaagtgtaagcgtgcactgacagcatctgacagcatctgaaagctttgtaaacaacagttgaaagctgaagttattcctattcggcggggttagtatctggatgggcgacctaagaaatataccactcagtaacagaagcataggaccgaaaattctattttaatgctatcaaatgcgaaccaagcaagatacagattttgttagcttgctttatccaaaacaaatattgatgtaaaagtaaataaatatggatacacagttttaagaagagcagaaggaagtttcaggacggtcgatcgagcataaaatattttgccatcggtaataaaatctacgacatgaaaacaacatttattttgaaccacgaatataaaaagttaccatcagcgaaaaacagtttgggagattttagttgttttgttgtaattgtacaagtttggctgcaccgagtaaatcgcacatcgaattcagcgagcgcagtgatcaagttaccgcgttattttaccgcggcatgtttactcgcgaaacagtgaagcatctgtgtcaaatgatgccaagctaccgggtttttgtttttgttagttttctttttatttcgattgttataaattttgacaagaaatgtgcgaattcaacacaaagatcacaatcgcgcaactctcagaggttgaccattgtttctggaaaatcaaaaatttactctccaagacaaggttatttatcaccaggtaattccatcgttttggtaatagcagctactttattattcatcagcgtcacaatcttttgccgattttgggggtcattttgctgaaactcaagcacgcttccaacagacctgtttattttcgtgactaatgcgttaccacaaaaattctccccgtatcacatttcaacacatgtatgcaaatttgctaagctcgaaaattacacaacatgataaatttacaaaagctagaaatttcacagaaatattttccagcaaaacatttattgaaacaagcaacatatttgctataagaggcaagaaacccttcctatttcagttgcgtgcgtgcaagcgaaacaaacaatcacaaagcatatgcaattaaataaatttctgacagttcacattcaacccttttcgaaagaaccttgaccgtaaataataaagcacaaaagagacaacaagctttcattcaagtaatttttcactgtcacatttccaaatattttacacctttgctgagttgagtacaaaataccggtaaatgtaaattgtcagacaactaagatgcgacttgagtaaacactgtgatgcattcttgttggcgttcgattccttcaatgttaatttgttaaatcatagttagtaactatggttaaatccataaaaaaattgctatttgatttccgtgttttatataataccaagttagtaaaatattagaaacaaagctcacttgatatccaaaggcgaaaaatgaaattgttgtcgaagaccattactcgtctcttacaatccagatatttatttttcagcgctgtcttgctcatacaattgacgatccattcttgagctccatgagggtatattttgtttaaagatccactaaaacgccattcacgtcaatgacttattagtgaaatttccaattgttatactggaagactgtgcagagttgagaacaggtaaatacaaatctgacaaatagcgagacaactgagataacagatccactatatggattccttatctgtctttgttgaacccacactgagttaccagagaactgttcatttggtttgagtgttgtacaaaacaccacgctTGGCAAAATGTTAGGaagactgctcactttgattacggctcgacgggcgacagattgttgtcgaagtccattactcgtcgcttctaacattcgaccgcctgtccTGTCCAgcatccaattcgcttgccattattgagcttcattagggtacattttgttcaaagatcccctaaaacgccattcgcgttacatgactttcgacgccattgccggttaagttaatcgttctactgtgtccaccagagaaatctacgcatttcccactaccctctcgatcctaagaaaatacgcgtagaaggctctatgaacaaagacaccacttagcaggggagtgacaggcaggacttttaccgacatggaaaaaaataaaaataaaaaaaaagaaaacgaaaaataaaaaaacgacgaaattaaagacagattccgactgggttggcaacccagtaaaaaactaTGTGGAGAGAAGTATTTGCATCTTGTATTAGAGTAATGAGTGCTGGAATCAGAGTTTCTATCTAAAAAAATATTCAGGGTAAATAAGTCAAGGTCGTAATAACTTGGAAGACGATCAAGATattttttggtgggaagagaAGTGTGGCGTTCGCAGGGAAGCTAAGTGTCAACCAAAAAAGGCACGATATCGATAGAAGATGGTTTACTGGTGTGCTTTTAATGGTGAAAactaaaatggaaataaacaataCAAATGCGATGACTAAACCTAAGACTACATGGAAAATGAACTCCGAAATACAATAAAGGTGATAAAACGGAAAACTCACGTCAGATATCCCAGCGAGACTCCAAAAGGGGACGATTTTTGACACTCCGATAGAAACTCCGACacgaaaatatcaaaactaaaCGAGCACGAGGTAATTGTCCGAGTGGGCCCTGGGGATACTAACTGTGGAAACCGGAAATAGACTGCACTAGTCCCAGGGCCCCGTAATTCTTACTCAATGTTCTGTTAGAGTTCAACACACTCCTCGCCCAAGGACGACGTCCTTGCTCCTTCATTACTCCTTGTAAGCATCGGTGCTGTCCTGGGAATGCACGATGAGGACTAGCTCACTGATTGGACGTAGGTAGGTCCTGAGAGCTCCATCTTTGCGTACCAAGACGTTTGCTTTCCTTACTCCCCCGTCATCGCTAGTAATGGCTTCGACCACCTTCCCCAACAGCCAGTCGTTGCGGTGTGCACCCTTGTCTCGCACAATAACGACGTCTCCGGTGGCTAGATTACACTTGCGTTCGTTCCACTTCGGCCTTTTCTGTAATGACTGTAGGTATTCCCGTCGCCAACGCACCCAAAATTGATCAGCAAGATACTGCGCTCTTTTCCATCGGCGACGTGCGTAGAGGTCTTGCGGAATGAAGTTTCCGGGGGGTGGCAAAAGTGGCCGAGACTTCAAGGTGAGTAACATGGCCGGTGACAGGGGCTGCGGGTCGTCAACATCAGACGGTATGGTGGAAATAGGACGGGCGTTTACGATTGCGGAGACTTCGGCTAAGAGTGTGACCAGCAGCTCGTGAGTGAGTTGAGGTTTCCCCAGTTCCAGAAGCATGGCGTCTAACACTCGGCGAATAGTTCCGATCTGCCGCTCCCAGACTCCTCCGAAATGGGATGCATGGGGTGGATTGAAGGACCATTCGCAGCCCTGATCCGCAAGGTAGGTCTTCAGTGCGCCTTCATCCATCTCTTGAAGTGCTTGCTCCAACTCGGTTTTAGCTCCAACGAAATTCGAGCCGCGATCGCACCTTATTCTAGCGGTCGGTCCACGGACGGACAGGAATCGGCGAAGTGCACAGATGAATGCACTTGCGTCCATCGATTCTAGGACTTCGATGTGGATTGCGCGGCTGTTTAAACAAGTGAAGACCAGTCCCCAACGTTTGGAGTTGATGGCGCCTCCTCTGAGTCTTCGTGTCTGGATATTCCATGGCCCGAAAACGTCGCATCCGACATTAGTGAAGGGCGGTGGGGTTTCCGTCCTGTCGGACGGTAGGTCAGCCATGTGCTGCGTGAGGCTTGCTCCTCTAAGCTTTTTGCAGGTGACACAGGAACTGATGACCTTTGAGACTACTCCGTGACCACCAACAATCCAGAAACCAGCAGCACGCACTGCTCCGTGAGTAATCTGTCGACCTTGATGGTGTACTTTCCCGTGTTGGTGACGGACAATGAGATGAGACAAATGGTGTCCTTTGGGTAGAAGGACTGGGTGCTTCTCCGGGAAGCTGAGGTGGGCTCGGCGAAGGCGACCGCCTACTCTGAGTACTCCTTGGCTATCCATGAATGGGTCCAGGCGGTACAGGCTTGATTTCTTCAACGCATTCTTCCTTCGTCGGGCACTATGCCGGTCCTGCTGGTCCTTTACTTCTCCTGTCAACTTCATTTCATCCGCGAAGCGCTCGTTCTGGACCGTTCTAATCGCGATCATTTCTGCTTGCTGCAACTCCTCTAGTGAAGGACGACGTGGAAGTCGTTTAGGTTCTTTCCGTGACTGGTTACGGCGGCTGATGCACTGATCTTGGCTCCTGAGTGCGTGATGCTCGCGTGTTGCCTTGTACTCCTTCACCTTCACTATTAAGTTGGCTAACGCTCGCCGCAGAGACGCAAAACTGGAAAAACGACTGAACCTGTCCGAATCAAGCCCCGGTGCTGTGTTGACTCCAGTGACATGAACAGCGACTTCGCTCCTAACTTCGGGATCTTGTACATCTAGGGCGACTACTTCGGCGTAAGGTGGGCAACTAGGTGAGGCTTCTCTCAAGAACTCCGGACCGCTTAACCACTTGGAGTCTTTCAGGTTTTCGGCGGCTATTCCTCGAGTTGCAAGGTCTGCTGGATTCAAGGCAGTGTCAATGTACCTCCATTGCGATGGGTCAGAGACGTTCCTGATGATCTGAACACGATTCGCGACATACACATAGAATCGTCGGCTGTCATTTTGAATGTACCCGAGTGCAACCTTGGAATCTGTGTAATAGACAACTTCATGGATAGGTATGCTCAACTCCGTCGACAATTTCTTTACCACCTGGGAGGATAGGACGGCGCCGCAAAGCTCAAGACGGGGAATTGTTGTCGGCTGCAACGGGGCCATCTTCGCTTGTCCAAACAAGAATGCAACGTTTACCTGTCCCGATTCGTCGAATTGCCTGAGGTAGGTAGCAACTCCGATGCCGTCTTTGCTGGCATCTGAAAATGAATGGATCTCGGATCGTATGACACGACCGAAGTTCTTAGGGTGGTAACATCTAGGAACAGAAACATTCTCTAAGTCGACGAGCGTATCTCTCCAGGACTGCCATTGGGACGACAACCTCTCCGGTAGTGGGTCATCCCAGCCAAGTGCAATATTGTCACCGCCTTTCTTACCCATGATGACTAGTTGCCGAAGTAGCAGTTTTCCTCTCAGAATAACTGGCGCGGCTAGACCTAACGGGTCATAAACCGAGTTAATGACAGAGAGAACTCCCCTCCGCGTGTACGGCCGTTCGGGTAGGACCACTTTAAACGTGAATGCGTCTCCCTCCAGGTCCCAGTGGACTCCTAAGGAACGCTGTGTTGGAAGGCTGTCGTGTTGAAGGTCTAAGTCACGGATGCTTTTCCCCCGGTCCTCTTCAGGTAGTGCTTCCATTACGAAAACAGAATTTGATACAGCCTTGTGTAATCTCAGCTGGGCGGTTGCTAACATGGCTTGTGTGTTCTGCAACAGTTCTACTGTCTCCTCGTCGGTCGGACGGGACGTCAGTCCGTCGTCGACGTAGAAATCGTTGTTAACAAACTCTTTGGCTGATAAGCCGTACTCCTCCTCGCCGTCTTCTGCTGTTTTTCTCATGGCGAAAGTGGCTATGGCTGGACTGGACACGTTGCCGAAAAGGTGAACAAGCATGCGATACTCCACTATTTCCTCCAAGGGGTTATTGTCCTTGAACCAGAGGAATCTTAGGAAATCCCTGTGCTCAGAGTTCACGTAAAACGAATGAAACATCTGTTCTACGTCGCAGATAAGGGCGACGTCCTCCTGTCTGAAACGTACTAGTACGCCGAGAAGACTGTTCATTTGGTCAGGACCTGGCAAGAGTTCCTTGTTTAGTGACACTCCTTCAAATTCCGCTGAAGAGTCAAAAACTACGCGGATCTGGTCGGGTTTTCTCGGGTGGTACACCCCGAAGTGTGGCAAGTACCAGACCCGACCATGGTTGTCAGCGCACGCAGCGTTCCCTTCGTTGACTCCCTCCTCGATTCGTAGTTCACTGGGCGGTACTCGAGTAGCGTGCCCGCGGTCAAAGACTTTTGCCATAAGGCAAAATAATCCTTCTCCAGTTGCGGGTTTCTCTTGAAAGAACGTAACAAGCTATTCAGACGGCTGACGGCTAGACTCCTGTTGTTAGGCATACTGACGTTACTTGAGCGGAAG encodes:
- the LOC137997479 gene encoding uncharacterized protein, with the protein product MAKVFDRGHATRVPPSELRIEEGVNEGNAACADNHGRVWYLPHFGVYHPRKPDQIRVVFDSSAEFEGVSLNKELLPGPDQMNSLLGVLVRFRQEDVALICDVEQMFHSFYVNSEHRDFLRFLWFKDNNPLEEIVEYRMLVHLFGNVSSPAIATFAMRKTAEDGEEEYGLSAKEFVNNDFYVDDGLTSRPTDEETVELLQNTQAMLATAQLRLHKAVSNSVFVMEALPEEDRGKSIRDLDLQHDSLPTQRSLGVHWDLEGDAFTFKVVLPERPYTRRGVLSVINSVYDPLGLAAPVILRGKLLLRQLVIMGKKGGDNIALGWDDPLPERLSSQWQSWRDTLVDLENVSVPRCYHPKNFGRVIRSEIHSFSDASKDGIGVATYLRQFDESGQVNVAFLFGQAKMAPLQPTTIPRLELCGAVLSSQVVKKLSTELSIPIHEVVYYTDSKVALGYIQNDSRRFYVYVANRVQIIRNVSDPSQWRYIDTALNPADLATRGIAAENLKDSKWLSGPEFLREASPSCPPYAEVVALDVQDPEVRSEVAVHVTGVNTAPGLDSDRFSRFSSFASLRRALANLIVKVKEYKATREHHALRSQDQCISRRNQSRKEPKRLPRRPSLEELQQAEMIAIRTVQNERFADEMKLTGEVKDQQDRHSARRRKNALKKSSLYRLDPFMDSQGVLRVGGRLRRAHLSFPEKHPVLLPKGHHLSHLIVRHQHGKVHHQGRQITHGAVRAAGFWIVGGHGVVSKVISSCVTCKKLRGASLTQHMADLPSDRTETPPPFTNVGCDVFGPWNIQTRRLRGGAINSKRWGLVFTCLNSRAIHIEVLESMDASAFICALRRFLSVRGPTARIRCDRGSNFVGAKTELEQALQEMDEGALKTYLADQGCEWSFNPPHASHFGGVWERQIGTIRRVLDAMLLELGKPQLTHELLVTLLAEVSAIVNARPISTIPSDVDDPQPLSPAMLLTLKSRPLLPPPGNFIPQDLYARRRWKRAQYLADQFWVRWRREYLQSLQKRPKWNERKCNLATGDVVIVRDKGAHRNDWLLGKVVEAITSDDGGVRKANVLVRKDGALRTYLRPISELVLIVHSQDSTDAYKE